A window from Gallus gallus isolate bGalGal1 chromosome 5, bGalGal1.mat.broiler.GRCg7b, whole genome shotgun sequence encodes these proteins:
- the ORAOV1 gene encoding protein LTO1 homolog: MAAPSAGSDMFDEIVMAEDRFHGEGYQEGYAEGSHAGAAEGRRCGALHGAKIGSEIGSYLGFALTWQHLLPKCTDEKNSKKMRALDSLIGMIQKFPYEDPTYEKLQDDLEKIRGKFKQVCSMLNIRSDFRISNERSSLTF, encoded by the exons ATGGCGGCACCGTCCGCGGGCTCGGACATGTTTGATGAGATCGTGATGGCCGAGGACAG GTTCCACGGGGAGGGCTACCAGGAGGGGTACGCCGAGGGCAGCCACGCGGGGGCTGCTGAGGGGCGGAGGTGCGGCGCTCTGCATGGCGCCAAGATTGGCTCTGAG ATTGGCAGTTACCTTGGATTTGCACTGACCTGGCAGCATCTGCTCCCAAAATGTACAGATGAAAAGAACAG taaaAAGATGAGGGCTCTGGATTCATTAATAGGAATGATTCAGAAGTTCCCATACGAAGACCCCACTTATGAAAAGCTTCAAGATGATCTGgaaaaaatcagaggaaaattTAAACAG GTTTGTTCAATGCTAAATATTCGATCTGATTTTAGAATCAGTAATGAAAGATCTTCACTTACATTTTGA
- the FGF19 gene encoding fibroblast growth factor 19 precursor: MGPRPAAPGAALALLGIAAAAAAARSLPLPDAGPHVNYGWGEPIRLRHLYTASKHGLFSCFLRIGGDGRVDAVGSQSPQSLLEIRAVAVRTVAIKGVQSSRYLCMDEAGRLHGQLSYSIEDCSFEEEIRPDGYNVYKSKKYGISVSLSSAKQRQQFKGKDFLPLSHFLPMINTVPVEVTDFGEYGDYSQAFEPEVYSSPLETDSMDPFGITSKLSPVKSPSFQK; the protein is encoded by the exons ATGGGGCCGCGCCCCGCTGCACCCGGCGCTGCCCTGGCGCTGCTGGGgatcgccgccgccgccgccgccgccaggTCCCTGCCGCTGCCCGACGCGGGTCCGCACGTCAACTACGGCTGGGGGGAACCCATCCGGCTGCGGCACCTCTACACCGCCAGCAAGCACGGGctcttcagctgcttcctgcGCATTGGCGGCGACGGCCGGGTGGACGCTGTCGGTAGCCAGAGCCCGCAGA GTCTGTTGGAGATCCGCGCCGTGGCGGTGCGCACCGTGGCCATCAAGGGCGTGCAGAGCTCCCGCTACCTCTGCATGGACGAGGCGGGGCGGCTGCACGGGCAG CTCAGCTATTCCATTGAGGACTGTTCCTTTGAAGAGGAGATTCGTCCAGACGGCTACAACGTGTATAAATCAAAGAAATACGGGATATCGGTGTCTTTGAGCAGTGCCAAACAAAGACAGCAAttcaaaggaaaagattttctcCCGCTGTCTCACTTCTTACCCATGATCAACACTGtgccagtggaggtgacagacTTTGGTGAATATGGTGATTACAGCCAGGCTTTTGAGCCAGAGGTCTACTCATCGCCTCTCGAAACGGACAGCATGGATCCCTTTGGGATCACTTCCAAACTGTCTCCAGTGAAGAGCCCCAGCTTTCAGAAATGA
- the FGF4 gene encoding fibroblast growth factor 4 precursor, protein MPLPAALLPALLLGLLWPGAVRGRPPPGRLPAGPRQRRWDAALFARSVARLPAERRDAARDGDYLLGIKRLRRLYCNVGIGFHIQVLPDGRIDGIHSENRYSLLEISPVERGVVSIFGVRSGLFVAMNSKGKLYGSTHFNDECKFKEILLPNNYNAYESRIYPGMYIALSKNGRTKKGNKVSPTMTVTHFLPRI, encoded by the exons ATGCCTCTCCCCGCGGCGCTGCTACCGGcgctgctcctggggctgctgtggccGGGGGCGGTGCGCGGCCGGCCGCCCCCGGGCCGCCTCCCCGCCGGGCCCCGCCAGCGGCGCTGGGACGCGGCTCTCTTCGCCCGCTCCGTGGCACGTCTCCCGGCCGAGCGCCGCGACGCCGCCCGCGACGGCGACTACCTCCTGGGCATCAAGCGGCTGCGGCGACTCTATTGCAACGTGGGCATCGGCTTCCACATCCAGGTCCTGCCCGACGGCCGCATCGACGGGATCCACAGCGAGAACCGATACA GTCTGCTGGAAATCTCCCCTGTGGAAAGAGGAGTGGTGAGCATATTTGGTGTTAGAAGTGGACTCTTCGTGGCCATGAATAGCAAAGGCAAACTCTATGGATCT acCCATTTCAATGATGAGTGCAAATTCAAAGAGATCCTCCTGCCAAACAACTACAATGCTTACGAATCCAGGATTTATCCCGGGATGTACATAGCCCTGAGCAAAAACGGAAGAACAAAGAAAGGCAATAAAGTATCTCCCACAATGACGGTGACACATTTTCTTCCTAGAATCTGA